Proteins encoded by one window of Vampirovibrionales bacterium:
- the infB gene encoding translation initiation factor IF-2 has product MTPPKVRIYDLARTLNLSNKDLITLLEKHFNLNVKSHSSSIDQPMADKLVAIVKQEAEAASQPRVRVTRLIKAAPPPTSAAPAPQAPDTTPAPATAPIESQAAPAAATPAPVSSTPETPPADTTPRVQPASPPVIQPAILTPPPRPEIRTLPPHQGRKPLEPPLDPSRAPRRLEQAPHPLAPPRSSHPASPPGMARPPFRPEGRPHPAAPPRAPMAGPSLEGAPPPADLGAPGSPDARRKGALPEKKDEKRERERHEPLEKLIQPGRKDGRMHHRGSSPEEAVDETPKEVVIDAQLTVSELALLLNARETDIIKHVFMKGVMVTVNQTLDPTFAKSIARELGYEVKEAEKTKAVQTEYSSTDAVDKREKLDVSQYKHLKTRPPVVSIMGHVDHGKTSLLDAIRQTRHKIVDSEAGGITQSIGAYTVEKDGQRVVFLDTPGHEAFTAMRMRGARATDIAVLVVAADDGVMPQTIEAINHAKAAKIPIIIAVNKMDRAAADADRVLTQLIDHGLMAEDWGGDTLVARVSAIQQTGLDDLLDKILLVSELLELKADATVAAEGVIIEAQLDKQRGPLVNALVQNGLLRVGDNILIGPVGGRVRALINDYGERVREAGPSSPVEILGMPSVPNAGDSFRVIRDDKAFRQILSEERQRERDNRLERRQIIPGLTAPMEDDSLDDVSMNFIVKADTQGSTEAVNDALSALNADEITIKIIHSGTGDISEADVMLASASQAMIIGFNVREDQNAAMAADRAGVKIRKYDVIYHIAEEIEKVIVGQLSPETIEVEKGRAEVRELFTAGKRTIAGCMVTDGKVQRNASVRIFRGSKEIFRGAVANLKRFKEDVKEVAAGYECGITVDGFDAFEAGDQMAFVVTEFKKRTSDSIKRSGAANAVS; this is encoded by the coding sequence CATCGATCAGCCGATGGCCGATAAACTGGTCGCCATTGTGAAGCAGGAGGCAGAAGCCGCCAGCCAGCCCCGCGTGCGCGTCACGCGCCTCATCAAGGCCGCCCCCCCGCCGACGTCGGCAGCGCCCGCCCCACAAGCCCCCGACACGACTCCCGCGCCAGCAACAGCGCCGATTGAATCGCAGGCCGCCCCAGCAGCCGCAACTCCCGCCCCAGTCTCATCGACGCCGGAAACGCCGCCAGCGGATACGACGCCTCGCGTTCAACCTGCGAGTCCGCCTGTTATTCAGCCCGCGATTTTGACGCCGCCGCCGCGCCCTGAGATCCGCACGCTACCGCCGCATCAAGGTCGCAAGCCGCTGGAGCCGCCGTTAGACCCCTCGCGCGCGCCACGCCGCCTGGAGCAGGCGCCGCATCCGCTGGCCCCGCCGCGTTCCTCTCACCCGGCCAGCCCGCCCGGCATGGCCCGGCCGCCGTTTCGCCCTGAGGGCCGTCCGCATCCTGCCGCGCCGCCCCGCGCGCCGATGGCGGGCCCATCGCTGGAAGGCGCGCCGCCCCCGGCTGACTTGGGCGCGCCCGGTTCTCCAGATGCCCGTCGCAAGGGAGCCCTCCCCGAGAAGAAGGATGAAAAGCGCGAACGCGAGCGCCATGAACCCCTCGAAAAGCTGATACAGCCCGGCCGCAAAGATGGCAGAATGCATCACAGGGGCTCATCGCCGGAAGAAGCGGTCGATGAGACGCCCAAGGAGGTTGTCATCGACGCACAGCTCACCGTGAGCGAACTGGCCCTGCTTCTCAACGCTCGCGAGACGGATATCATCAAGCACGTCTTTATGAAGGGCGTGATGGTGACCGTGAATCAGACGCTGGACCCGACTTTTGCCAAAAGTATCGCCCGCGAGCTGGGCTATGAGGTCAAAGAAGCGGAAAAGACCAAGGCCGTTCAGACCGAATACAGCTCGACCGACGCGGTTGATAAGCGCGAAAAGCTGGACGTCAGCCAGTACAAGCATTTGAAGACACGTCCTCCGGTTGTTTCGATTATGGGGCACGTCGATCACGGCAAAACCTCGTTGCTGGACGCCATTCGCCAGACGCGGCATAAAATCGTCGACAGCGAAGCGGGCGGCATCACGCAAAGCATTGGGGCCTATACGGTCGAAAAAGACGGTCAGCGCGTGGTGTTTCTGGACACGCCGGGCCACGAAGCCTTTACCGCAATGCGGATGCGCGGGGCGCGGGCGACCGATATCGCCGTGCTGGTCGTTGCCGCCGACGACGGCGTGATGCCGCAGACCATTGAGGCGATCAATCACGCAAAAGCCGCCAAGATTCCCATTATCATCGCCGTCAACAAGATGGACCGGGCGGCGGCTGACGCCGATCGCGTCCTGACCCAGCTCATCGACCACGGGCTGATGGCTGAAGATTGGGGCGGCGATACCCTCGTTGCGCGGGTCAGCGCCATTCAGCAAACCGGTCTGGATGACCTGCTCGACAAAATCCTGCTGGTGTCGGAACTGCTGGAACTCAAGGCCGACGCCACGGTCGCCGCCGAAGGCGTGATTATCGAGGCCCAGCTCGACAAGCAGCGCGGCCCGCTGGTCAATGCCCTGGTGCAGAACGGCTTGTTGCGCGTAGGCGACAATATCCTGATCGGCCCGGTGGGGGGTCGCGTGCGGGCGCTGATCAACGATTACGGCGAGCGCGTGCGCGAGGCGGGTCCGTCGTCGCCGGTCGAGATTCTCGGGATGCCCAGCGTGCCCAATGCGGGCGACTCGTTCCGGGTCATCCGCGATGACAAGGCCTTTCGGCAGATCCTCAGCGAGGAACGCCAGCGCGAGCGCGACAACCGGCTCGAACGCCGCCAGATTATTCCAGGGCTGACCGCGCCGATGGAAGACGATTCGCTGGACGACGTGTCGATGAACTTCATCGTCAAGGCCGACACCCAGGGCTCGACCGAGGCGGTCAACGACGCGTTATCAGCGCTCAATGCCGATGAAATCACCATTAAGATTATCCACAGCGGTACCGGCGATATCTCGGAAGCCGACGTGATGTTAGCCTCAGCCAGTCAGGCGATGATCATTGGCTTTAACGTCCGCGAAGACCAGAACGCCGCGATGGCAGCCGATCGCGCGGGCGTTAAAATCCGTAAGTACGACGTGATTTATCATATCGCCGAAGAGATCGAGAAAGTCATCGTCGGCCAGCTCTCGCCGGAAACCATCGAGGTGGAAAAAGGGCGCGCAGAAGTCCGCGAGCTGTTCACGGCGGGCAAACGCACCATTGCCGGCTGCATGGTGACCGACGGCAAGGTGCAGCGCAACGCCTCGGTTCGGATTTTCCGGGGATCCAAAGAGATCTTCCGCGGCGCGGTGGCCAACCTCAAGCGCTTCAAAGAGGACGTGAAGGAAGTCGCCGCTGGCTATGAGTGCGGCATCACGGTCGATGGTTTTGACGCCTTTGAGGCGGGCGACCAGATGGCGTTTGTTGTCACGGAATTCAAAAAGCGTACCAGTGACAGCATCAAGCGTTCCGGCGCGGCGAACGCTGTTAGTTAG
- the rbfA gene encoding 30S ribosome-binding factor RbfA, which translates to MGHQEFSRADRVRKAMMREISDILASQVKDPLMVDKILSVTDIELARDFSHARVFLSMLGSDDEKAAVMEVIDSYTPRIRTEVGRRLQLRHTAKLVFAFDDSLERGARVNQLLKRIADGDEGQSG; encoded by the coding sequence ATGGGACATCAGGAATTCTCTCGCGCTGACCGCGTGCGCAAGGCCATGATGCGCGAAATCAGCGATATTCTGGCCTCGCAGGTTAAAGACCCGCTGATGGTCGACAAGATTCTCTCGGTGACCGACATCGAGCTGGCGCGCGATTTCAGCCATGCGCGCGTGTTTCTGAGCATGCTGGGCAGCGACGACGAAAAGGCCGCCGTGATGGAGGTCATCGACTCCTACACGCCGCGAATCCGCACCGAAGTAGGCCGTCGCCTGCAATTACGCCACACGGCCAAGCTGGTCTTCGCGTTCGACGACTCGCTGGAGCGCGGCGCGCGCGTCAATCAACTGCTGAAGCGCATCGCCGACGGCGACGAGGGACAGAGCGGCTAG